AATAGACAGACACTGTACGCGCCTGCCTACCCTTTTATTCGCTCTCTTTGCCGTATCGTTTATTGAATTTTTCAATACGGCCGCGCGCTTTCGCGAAACGCTGCTGGCCCGTATAGTACGGATGCGATTTGCTACTGATATCCACGTTGACCAGGGGGTATTCGTTGCCGTCTTCCCATTTAATTGTCTGGCTCGACGTCATGGTGGAACGAGTCAAAAACGCGTAATCCGCGCCGGCGTCTTGGAATACGACCGGATGATATTCGGGATGAATTCCTTTCTTCACAGTTGCACCTCTTTTCTTAACATACTGACACTAAGATAGTATAACAAATGCCCATATCAAATGCAAGATAAATTACTTGCGATGCCTTATTTTTATATCCGTTTTTTACAAAAAAACAAACGGCACCGAAGTGCCGTTTGCGTAAAATTATTTTATTTTGCGTATTCCGCAAATGCCGCTTTCAGTTCATCCGGACGATTACCGACGATTCGTTTTACTTCTTCGCCGTTCTGGAAGAAAATGAGGCTCGGTACGCCCATCACGTCCATTTGACCGGCGAGATCGCCACCTTCATCCACATTCACTTTAACAACTTTGACCTTGCCCGCATATTCTTCCGCGAGCTTATCAACTACCGGCGTAATCATTTTACACGGGCCGCACCACGAAGCCCAAAAATCAACCAATACAGCGCCTTTTTCAGATTTTACTTCCGATTCAAATTCTTGTGCAGTGGTAATTTCTGTAATATTTGCCATTGGGTATCACCTCATATAATGTATATCGAAAAATATAGAAATCCTGTATCAATATCATACCTACTTTCTTTCGGTCTGTCAAGTTTGTCCTTAGTGCGTATACATTAGAATAACGATTCGACAGGCGTTGTTGCACTTTATTCGAGAGTAAAGTGCAAACAAAAAATCCGCCGTAGCGGATTTTTTTATTACGAGTAGTCAATAAGCCGAGTTCTGTACGTTTGCACGTGACAATCATCTTTCTAGACAGCCGATTACTCGACTGCTCAAGCGACACACCCAAAAGGTCAGCGGGCAACTTCATCCCTTTTCTATTCGGTCTTGCTCCGAGTGAGGTTTACCTGGCCGACGGGTTACCCCGCCGCCGGTATGCTCTTACCATACCGTTCCACCCTTACCGTTGCCGGCGGTCTACATTTCTGTGGCACTGTCTCTGAGGTCACCCTCGCCGGATGTTATCCGGCACTCTGCCCTGCGGAGCTCGGACTTTCCTCGAGCTTACGCTCGCGATTGTCTTTCGTACTCGTTTCGATAGTGTATCATGTTTCTGCGAGGTCGTCAATTTACCAAAAACGAAAATATATCCGCCCGCACAGGATCGGCGACAATGTTTAAGCGGACGCCATCCGTCGCAAGCGTTCGCGTCAAATACTCCGCCAGACAATCGGCGACTTTGATCTCCGTGTGGTAATGGTGTCCGTCGACTACCACGATTCCCTGCGCCGCGGCACGCTGCGCCTCGTGGTATTTGACGTCGGCGGTCAAATACAAATCCGCGCCCTGCTGCACCGCGGCATCGGCAAATTCTACACCGGCACCGCTGCAAAGCGCCACGCGTTCAACGGTTTCACGTTGTCCGGCATACCGCAACACCGGAATCTCCAAGGCGGTTTGAATTTTCTTGAGCGCTTCCTCCAACGACAACGTTTTGGGAAAGCGACCGATCCGACCCAGGTAGAACGTTTCCCGCGGTTGTTCCAAAGGATACACATCATATGCCACTTCTTCGTAGGGATGCGCGGCCAGCATCGCGCGGAGTACTGTGTTTAAGTCCTGCGCCGGCACGATGGCTTCCACGCGTTCTTCTTCGACCGTTTCCATTTGCCCCAGATTTCCCAAAAAAGGCTGCGCGCCGGATAACGGTAAAAAGCGTCCCTGCCCCTGCACACTGAACGTGCAATGCGAGTAATCGCCGAGCGCACCGGCCCCGTGACCCC
Above is a window of Negativicoccus succinicivorans DNA encoding:
- a CDS encoding type B 50S ribosomal protein L31, which gives rise to MKKGIHPEYHPVVFQDAGADYAFLTRSTMTSSQTIKWEDGNEYPLVNVDISSKSHPYYTGQQRFAKARGRIEKFNKRYGKESE
- the trxA gene encoding thioredoxin, with amino-acid sequence MANITEITTAQEFESEVKSEKGAVLVDFWASWCGPCKMITPVVDKLAEEYAGKVKVVKVNVDEGGDLAGQMDVMGVPSLIFFQNGEEVKRIVGNRPDELKAAFAEYAK
- a CDS encoding Nif3-like dinuclear metal center hexameric protein — translated: MRIRKIMQALEEWAPPKLAEDWDNVGLLVGDPETEVTGVLTALDVTKENIRYAKEHGINLIVAHHPILFKPLKQLVAGDPIADLVRLLVQNDIACYAAHTNLDIATAGVNDLLAEQIGLVDVEGLVPVHHEPFYKVAVFTPQTHADAVRAAMGGHGAGALGDYSHCTFSVQGQGRFLPLSGAQPFLGNLGQMETVEEERVEAIVPAQDLNTVLRAMLAAHPYEEVAYDVYPLEQPRETFYLGRIGRFPKTLSLEEALKKIQTALEIPVLRYAGQRETVERVALCSGAGVEFADAAVQQGADLYLTADVKYHEAQRAAAQGIVVVDGHHYHTEIKVADCLAEYLTRTLATDGVRLNIVADPVRADIFSFLVN